Within the Opitutaceae bacterium TAV5 genome, the region TCTACGTATGATTTTTCTCGAACCGGAATGGCCACAAAAAACACAAAAAGTCATGCCGCCCGGCCCTCTGTCTCCCGTGCGCCTATAGGCGCGATGGCGGGTTTCATGCGCGGTGTGTTTCTTTGTGTTTTTTGTGGCTATTGCTTTTCCGGCCCTGGTTGCCGGTGAACACTCATGCACGTCCTTTCTCTTCATCGCTGGCTGCTCGCCCTTCTCCTGCTTTCGGCCCGTCTTGGCGCGGCGACTTACGGGGTGGCTCCCGACGGGGACGACACTGCCGCCGGTTCGCCCGAAGCTCCCTGGCGCACCCTGGGTCATGCCGCGCTGATTGCGGCTGCCGGCGATACCGTCGAGGTGCGCGGCGGCGTCTACGCGGAGCAGGTAAAATTCGGCCGTTCGGGCACGGCGGATGCGCCGATCGTTTTTCGGGCGAGGGCAGGGGAAACGCCGGTGATCGACGGCGCCACGCTCACGGCGGGTCCCGGCTGGTCGCCGCTGCTGCGGTTGCACGATGTCAGCCACGTGACGATCGAGGGATTCGGGCTGCGCGGCCTGAAGACGGACCGGAAAAATCACGTGCCCGTCGGCATCCTCGTGACCGGTTCGGGCGAAGGCGTGCGCCTGCTCGACAACCATATCCATGACCTCGGCACCACCTGGACCGGCGCCCGCGGCGGCGACGCTCACGGCATCGCCGTTTACGGCAATGCGACCGCTCCGGTCCGGAACATCCTCATTCGCGGCAACCGCCTGCACGATCTCCGGCTCGGGTCCAGCGAGGCGCTGGTGCTCAACGGCAACGTCACGGGATTTCTCGTCGAGGCCAACCGCGTGCATGCCTGCAACAACATCGGCATCGATCTCATCGGCCACGAGGGCACCTGCCCCGATCCGGAGCAGGATGCGGCACGGGAGGGTATCATCCGGATGAATACGGTCTTCGCGATCGATTCCTTCGGCAATCCCGCTTACGGGAAGCACCGTTCCGCGGGCGGCATCTACGTGGACGGCGGTCGCGACCTGCTGATCGAGCTCAACACGGTTTTCGACTGCAACATCGGCATCGAGCTTGCCAGCGAACACGCGGGCCGCGCCACCCGCCGCGTGACGGTGCGAAACAATGTCGTCTCCCGGAATCACATCGGCGGCCTGTTCATGGGCGGCTACGACCGGCAGCGCGGTCGCACCGAGGCATGCCGGATCGAGCGCAACACGTTTTTCGAAAACGACACCCTGGGCCACGGCAACGGGGAGATTCACCTGCAATTCGATGTGCGCGACACCGCGATCCTCCACAACGTGATCGTCACCGGCCCGCAGGCACTCGTGATCGGCAACCCTTACGCGGAGAACACGGGCAATACGGTGGATCACAACGTGGTCCGCGCACCCGGCACGCCGCGGTGGCGATGGAAGAACCGGGAGCATGCCGGCTGGCGCGCTTGGCGCGAAGCCTCGGGGCAGGATGCGCATTCGGTCTTCAGCGAGACGCCATCCGGCAAGCGCTGAATCCGGATCAACACCGCCAGAACTGCCTCACTGAACAGAAGCCCGGGAAGCCGACCTGCCAGGTGGTGAGGGAACATGATATATCAATGCCCCGCGGCTTTCGGATTTTTACACAAAGATCGCAAAGGGCGCAAAGAGCACAGAGCGGCACAGCCACAACCGAAGGGAAGAATGGCCACAAGAAACACAAAAAAACACGCCGCGCATGAAATCCTCCATCGCGCTTATAAGCGCGCGGAAGATTCTCGCCGACAGAGGGTAATTTTGTGTTTTTTGTGGCTGAAAGAAATCCGGGGGGAGAGTTTTGGCCGCGAAGGGGCGCAAAGGGGTTTTTGCAGGGGAGCTCTCCATGGCGCTTATAAGCGCCACCCAACGTTTCATCCGCGTGAGGATTTTTGCGCTCCTTCGCGGCAAAGAAATCCGGGGCGGGGAGGGGTCGCAGGTAATCCGGGAAGCACGTAATGGTCCCTCAGCCAAAATCCTCGCGAATATGAGCGAATACCCATGATGGAAATGCAACGTATTGTCCGTTATCTCCTTCGCGGTCTTCGCGATCTTTGTGTAAAACCCAAAATATTCAAAATACTGGCATCAGATCGAGGGTGCCTGTTTCTCTCGGTCAGCGGGTCTGTCCGCTTGGGTCCGGGCAATGACCCAGACCTGCACGGTTTTGCTGACGCCGTTGGCGAATTTTGCCGTCACGTTGATCGCGGTGCGCGCCGGAGCGGATGCGTCGGGACGCTGAATGGTGAGGATGCGCCGGCCGGAGACGGGATGGGTGGACACGGAGACTTCCAATGCATCGTTTTCGGGTACGGCGGTGAGTTCTTCCAGCGGCGAGTCGGCGGAGACGGTGATTGTGGCCGATTTTGAACTTTCCTGTTGTGCACCGCTGCGAAACAGGAGGGCGCGGGGAGAGACGGAGAGCAGTTCGGGGATGACGGTCTCCAGTCGCAGCACCACCGGCTTGTCGGGCGCAGCGGCGGTGCGCACGCGGATTTCCTTGCCCTGCTTGCCGGTCCGGTCGCCGAAGGTGAACACGGCCTTGATCTCGCCGGCTTCGCCGGGCTGGTAAACCCGTTTTTCCAGTTCCGGCACCGTGCACCCGCAGGAGCTGTCGAGCTTCGTGATCTCCTCGGCGGTCTCGCCCGTGTTTTTGAACCGGAAGACCGCGACCATCTCCGTGTCCCCTGCTTGGGCGGGTTGAGAGATCGTGGTCGTCTCGAAAACCAGGGCGGCATGCAGGGACGCGGTTGCCAGGAGGCAGCAGGATAGAGCGAGGAGGAATCTCTGGATCATCAAGTGGAATATCAGGGTGTGTTTCGGATTTGGTGAATAAAAATCGCAAATATAAGGTTTGGCTCTCTGAATCAGTTCATCCGCTTGTTAGAACTTGCAGATCCTTTCCTACATACCATTTATCCCCTCGTTTAATAAACGGAACTTCATATGTAAAGCCGATCTCTGATATATTACGTATCTCTAATATGGCTGTATTTCCAGAAAGAGTTATCCTTCTGCTCGGATAAAGTGCTGCTTCTGGCATTCCCAATTGTTCAAATCTGAGTTTAAATCCCTCCATGAGACCGGGCTTGCTTATTAGCAATGCCCGGTATTCTGGATCTAACAATTCCAATGATTCTTCAAAGTTGTTTTTGGCCATCAGTACATGCAGGCGTGCATATGTTTCATCTATCGTTCTGTATGCTTCTCCGTTTATGGTTTTCGATACAAAGTCCGTAATCCATAAAGAAGAGAATATCGCAATTAATGATAAAGTTAAAACAAGGATAGCCCTTGTTTTTTTCTGTTTTTGGCATCTTGCCAACAGCAAGATGAGGCTGATGCACAAGAATAGTGAGAGAAGGAAGACAGAAAGTTTCATGTACTGCTTTATGGCCTAAACGTTCCAGTGTTACTAATAAATAAAAATCCTGATGGAGCACTTCGCGGAGTGTAGCGGCTGAAAACTGAATGTATATTTCCTATCTGATTCCCGTTGTGCTTCCACTTCCACAGAATAGGCATATAGGAGCTGTTTCTATGAGGCCCTTCTCCATTGTCCCAGACACAAAGCGATTGAGCTTTGGTTAGTGCCTGCATTTCTCGTTTCATCTCTTCGATATCAGCAAAAACACCGGTAGCAATCAAGACCCCAAGATAATCACTTGGCAGGTCTTCAACCGAAAAGGATGACTTGGAGACAATGTCTCCGCCCAGCCAACCGCCTTGATACATTTCCCAATAAGTTTGAAATTGCAGCTCGATGCCTAATATTATTTCTGTCTGATCTTTGCCAGACACTCGACCTTTGTAATTAAATAAAATAACAGAAGAGAAACGGCTGTGCCCTCTGGCCTGAGCCGCTTCTCTTATCATATAATCAGTGATACCAGGGTATTTTTCATAATCACGCATAGCGGCCATGATTTGCCTTGCTCCTTGAGTAGTTGCTCTGGCATGTGCTAGATCAATCCATCCGGCTCCTCGTGAATAGACCGTCCGGCCTCCTTCAATATCATTTCTCTTAATCAGACCTAATGCATCTATTTGTCCGATCACATCATTCTCGACCATCCCATACAAATTCAGTCCACCTTCCTCCTCGATGGGATCCCTGCTTGGCCACCGTCCCGTTGAAGGATTATAATAGCGATAGCCATAGTAATAGAGGCCGGTGAGCCGGTCCTGGTATTTGGTGGAGAACCCGAAAGGTAAGTCATCACTGATGCCGGTGGTGATGACGGATTCACCAAAAGCACCGTATTCACGCTGGCCAGCGAGGGAGCCGTCGGCCGTGTCGATCCATGCGATGATATTGCCGTTGGCATCGTATCCGGGAGCATACACCGTTGTGCCCGCGCCGCTCCACAACAGGCCGCCGACGCCTCCAGCACCTTGCAGACTTCCGCTCAGATCGAGACCCCAGATATGGCTGTGCAAGAGTTGACCGGCATCGAACTGGTCGTACTCGGCGACAAGGTTCCAGCCATCGTAGAGGGAGAGGTGTTCCTCGATAAGAACTCCGGCCGGTGTCGGCAGGGTCTTGAGGCGTACGGCAATCCGGCGACCCTGCGTGTCATAGTCGTTTTCCTGCCGGAAACGGATCAGGCCTGTTGCGGTGGCCATATCCTGGCGCATTTCGACAGAAGCCAGCCGGTTTTCGCCGTCCCAAGAGTAGTTCCAGCGACCGTCTTGCGTCAGGTTGCCATCAGCGTCGTAAACGAAGGTTTCCGGGTCGCCGGGGATGAGGTAGGGATCGGTACTGCCGGTGGTGGCAAACGAGCGGGTTTCGGTGGCGACCTGTTCCGGCGGTCCGGGATCGACCGCCTGAATCTTTATTTCCGCGTTGACCGGGTCGGGATCGTTGTCGAAGGGGGCGGCCCGATAAAAATCCTCGCCGGTGCGGGTGGTCAGGCCGTCGTTGACCAGCACGGTGACGGCAGTCGAAGCGGAGCCGCGCACGTCGATGGCGCCGGGATAGTCCCGCTGCGTGTAGCGGTTGAGCGCGTCGGAGGTGTATGCCGCCGTGCGGCCGTTGGTGGTCGTGCTCATGCGGTTGCCGATGTCGTCAAAACTGTACCCGAAATCGTACCCCGGCAAGGCCGTGTTGTCGGAGAGGCGCTTTTGCGCCGAGGTCACCTGTCCGAGCGCATCATAGCCGTAGGCCCAGCGCCGGGAATCCTCATGGGTGACCTGCGTACGCTGGTTGGCCGCGTTGTACGTGTAGTCGCGGCGGGCATGCAGGGAGGAACCGTTGCCGAGGGTGTCCACGCGGGTGACGCGCCCGAGCACGTCGAACGTGCGCTCCTGCCGGGCGCGCTCGGTGGAGCCGTTCTTGATCGTGACGCCGGTCACCGTGCCGAGGTTCGGATGGTAGCTGTAGGCGGCCGAAAGATTACCCTGTGTCACAGTTGCCAGACGCGAGGAGGCATCGTAAGCATAGCTCACGGGCAGAATCGAGCTTGCCGAGAGAGAGTCTGGCCGTTGCAGGCTGTCGAAAGTGCGGGTGACCGACTTGCCCGACAGCAAGCCGGTGCCGGTATAGACCTCACCGGTCAACTGGCCGCTGGTGTAGGTACGGGTGAGCAGGCCGGCGGCATCGGTGGTCGTGTGCAGACGACCAGAGCGGTCATAGGTGTGGGTGACCGCCGGCGTGCTGTCGCTGTAGGCGACGGAGGCCAGGTCGCCGGCATCGGTGTAGTCATACGTGGTGACGACGCCGCGCGCCCAGGTGCGCGTGGCCAAGCGCCCGGCGGGGGTGTAGGTGTAAGCCGGTCCCTGGTTGTCGGCGTAGCGCTTGTTGAGCAGCCAGCCGCGCTGGCTGTCGTAGTTCCAGGTGGTAACGGCCTCGCCGGCGGTGCCGGCAAAATCTTTCCAGGTGGTCAGCGTCCTGAGCCGGCCTTGCGCGTCGTACGTGTATTCTTGCGGATACGTGCGTGCGCCCCAGGTGCGTTTTACCTGTCCGGTCGGGTAGTACGTGGTTTCGGTTTCGGCGGCGTCAGGATGGGTGACTTTCGACTGCCAGCCGCGGTTGTTGTACGTGTAGCTCGTGGTCTGCGCACCGTCGCCGGGATCGGGCGTGGTCACCGAGGACACTTGGTCGTCATCAAAATACGAATACGTGGTCGCGCCGATACCGGTCACCGTTTGCGTGACGAGCCGGCCGTGCGGATCGTAGGCGTAAGCGACTTGGGAAAGGGTTACGTTGTTGGCATCCTTGCGGGTTTCACCGGTCAGGCGGCCCTGGGCATAGGTGAGGATGCTGGTGGAACCGTCGGGAGCGGTCGTCGTTTCGGTGCGGTTGCCCGTGCCGTCCTGCGTGACCGCGGTGTGCGTGGTCAGGCCGCGGAAGGTGGTCCAGGATTGCAGGCTGTCCAGCGCCGTCTCGTTAACCGAGACGGTCACCGGGTTGTCGCCGGCGCTTTCCCAGACTTCGGTGGTCGTGCGTCGGACGGTGGCGCTGCCGCGGGTCGTGTACGTGGTGACAGTGCGGGTGATGCGGTCGTCGCCAGCGTAGTCGATGGTGCCGTTGCGCTCCAGGTCGAGGGCGGTCACTGTCTGCTCGCCGCGGTCGTTGTACGCAAACAGGGTCTGCACGCCGTCGGCGTCGGTCAGGCTCACCAGCTGGCCTTTCGCGTTGTAGCCGGAGGTTTCTTCGGCGTTGTCCGGATAGCGGACCAGGTGGTTGCGGCCGGCGTGGTCGCGGTAGCGTTTGACCCACTGCGCTGCCGGCGTACCGGTCGGTTCGTCACCGGTGGGGAAAAACTCCTGCTCGTATTCGCCGTCGGTATCCGCGCCGTAAGCGTAATCGCGCCACGGCGCGGCGTCGCCACGGACCGAGGCGGGCGAGCCGTCCGGGTAGAAGATGGAGATTTCCTCGCTGGTGTCGGGGTGGACGGTTTTGCGCTCGGTCAGGCCGCCGGAAAGCAGCGTTTCAGTGTACGTGGTCACGCGGTCGAGGGCATCGGTCGAAGTCAGCAACCGGCCGGCGGTGTCGTATGTCTGGGTCGAGACGGGAATCTGCGAATCGTCGCTTCCGACGCGGGTGGTCGAGATGACCCGGCCGGCCGCGTCGTATTCATAAACGGTGGAGACGCCGCCGACGGTCTCGCGGGTGACGCGGCCGAGGTCGTCATGCTCGTACGTGGTCAGGATGCCGTCGCGGCTGCGGAAGGAAGCCAGCCCGCAGCACGACGAATACTCCCGCTCTTCCGTGGTGCCGTCGAGGAAGGCGATCAGGGTGGGCCGGCCGAGTTCGTCGCGGTCCATGACCACCGCGGAATCGACGAGCAGGCCGTTCTCGTAGATGTTGCGTTCCAGTTCCCGGCCCAGTTCGTCCTCGATGACTTCGGTGCGGCGTCCGATGATCGAGCTGTCAAGCTGGAGTGCGCCCTCGTATGTGGTCCAGATGCGCCCGCCGGCTTCCTGCGGATCGAGCAGCAGGCTGGTGGCCGTGCCGTCGGGTCGTTGCGTCCAGACAGTCTTGTACTGGAGCAGGCCATTGACGCCGGTACGGGTGATCGTGACGAGGTTGGTGGAGGCATCCCAAGCCGCGCCGGGCACAGTGCAGACGATCTCGCGTTCCTCGGTCCAGGCTTCGTCACGCTCGCCGTTGGGGCCGAGCCCGCCGGTGGCCGTCAGCGTCAGCCGGTGACGTCGGCCCGTCTCCTGACCGAGCAGGGTGTCGGTTTGCGTTTCCAGCGCCTCGTCTTTTCCGTCGCCGTCCAGGTCGGTGACGGTGGCGTAGGTCCAGGTGGTCACACGGTTGAGGTTGTCGGCCGACTCGAAGGCACTGTCCAGAAACTGGCTGACACGTTTGGCCTTCCGGCCCTCACTGTC harbors:
- a CDS encoding polysaccharide lyase, with amino-acid sequence MHVLSLHRWLLALLLLSARLGAATYGVAPDGDDTAAGSPEAPWRTLGHAALIAAAGDTVEVRGGVYAEQVKFGRSGTADAPIVFRARAGETPVIDGATLTAGPGWSPLLRLHDVSHVTIEGFGLRGLKTDRKNHVPVGILVTGSGEGVRLLDNHIHDLGTTWTGARGGDAHGIAVYGNATAPVRNILIRGNRLHDLRLGSSEALVLNGNVTGFLVEANRVHACNNIGIDLIGHEGTCPDPEQDAAREGIIRMNTVFAIDSFGNPAYGKHRSAGGIYVDGGRDLLIELNTVFDCNIGIELASEHAGRATRRVTVRNNVVSRNHIGGLFMGGYDRQRGRTEACRIERNTFFENDTLGHGNGEIHLQFDVRDTAILHNVIVTGPQALVIGNPYAENTGNTVDHNVVRAPGTPRWRWKNREHAGWRAWREASGQDAHSVFSETPSGKR
- a CDS encoding type IV secretion protein Rhs; this translates as MTDIVRLPMFILTLLVPALQAWGQCGSEEGKVKAYKSMTGEGELIGWSGYRPTGNTQDNSDPVAPWNAGPVWKWKTQSVDGYLDFTDTRINDAGEYTYYYQVISVWSGSATWDSAGMETDTRHTNQKVYRSPGEGPTWDNDYDYILYPFNEEECSTEQYCCTGNHYMKRTQTLTAQTIRGCGSYPYQGLPGGSYHHPADQGFTVTLSDPDTLEDAIAREGGEKEAGFRRTFTQGLGTTTPESTSPLSFTNARSVTITLKDACGASYNIIGDLRVGEFGGFDASGEAVFLNGEYTTEQGITLATDKRCKDGEIDFDVPARANKVTEVVESSIRLIPPGAQTLGSPETCTSSVEFLMHLGALAGGRTAGVLRIREETVTADTFTPKTLTLAAFSGTEVKVISDTSDHLRQVLVPEGLADIVTLSVTSYEIRVYPASQVGSPDEQTGLYAVTGTPLVSYTIAEASGSTPQNPRLGITETRNGKSVETVFSQDGGDWETTSGNGLKTERLTYTTEGDLKVETRELVNPDNSVAQVTVKKTRTYAFGEKTIEEITGSGTAAVTTIYTYYDNATTDGLALGELKTRQTSTGNWESWTYDSEGRKAKRVSQFLDSAFESADNLNRVTTWTYATVTDLDGDGKDEALETQTDTLLGQETGRRHRLTLTATGGLGPNGERDEAWTEEREIVCTVPGAAWDASTNLVTITRTGVNGLLQYKTVWTQRPDGTATSLLLDPQEAGGRIWTTYEGALQLDSSIIGRRTEVIEDELGRELERNIYENGLLVDSAVVMDRDELGRPTLIAFLDGTTEEREYSSCCGLASFRSRDGILTTYEHDDLGRVTRETVGGVSTVYEYDAAGRVISTTRVGSDDSQIPVSTQTYDTAGRLLTSTDALDRVTTYTETLLSGGLTERKTVHPDTSEEISIFYPDGSPASVRGDAAPWRDYAYGADTDGEYEQEFFPTGDEPTGTPAAQWVKRYRDHAGRNHLVRYPDNAEETSGYNAKGQLVSLTDADGVQTLFAYNDRGEQTVTALDLERNGTIDYAGDDRITRTVTTYTTRGSATVRRTTTEVWESAGDNPVTVSVNETALDSLQSWTTFRGLTTHTAVTQDGTGNRTETTTAPDGSTSILTYAQGRLTGETRKDANNVTLSQVAYAYDPHGRLVTQTVTGIGATTYSYFDDDQVSSVTTPDPGDGAQTTSYTYNNRGWQSKVTHPDAAETETTYYPTGQVKRTWGARTYPQEYTYDAQGRLRTLTTWKDFAGTAGEAVTTWNYDSQRGWLLNKRYADNQGPAYTYTPAGRLATRTWARGVVTTYDYTDAGDLASVAYSDSTPAVTHTYDRSGRLHTTTDAAGLLTRTYTSGQLTGEVYTGTGLLSGKSVTRTFDSLQRPDSLSASSILPVSYAYDASSRLATVTQGNLSAAYSYHPNLGTVTGVTIKNGSTERARQERTFDVLGRVTRVDTLGNGSSLHARRDYTYNAANQRTQVTHEDSRRWAYGYDALGQVTSAQKRLSDNTALPGYDFGYSFDDIGNRMSTTTNGRTAAYTSDALNRYTQRDYPGAIDVRGSASTAVTVLVNDGLTTRTGEDFYRAAPFDNDPDPVNAEIKIQAVDPGPPEQVATETRSFATTGSTDPYLIPGDPETFVYDADGNLTQDGRWNYSWDGENRLASVEMRQDMATATGLIRFRQENDYDTQGRRIAVRLKTLPTPAGVLIEEHLSLYDGWNLVAEYDQFDAGQLLHSHIWGLDLSGSLQGAGGVGGLLWSGAGTTVYAPGYDANGNIIAWIDTADGSLAGQREYGAFGESVITTGISDDLPFGFSTKYQDRLTGLYYYGYRYYNPSTGRWPSRDPIEEEGGLNLYGMVENDVIGQIDALGLIKRNDIEGGRTVYSRGAGWIDLAHARATTQGARQIMAAMRDYEKYPGITDYMIREAAQARGHSRFSSVILFNYKGRVSGKDQTEIILGIELQFQTYWEMYQGGWLGGDIVSKSSFSVEDLPSDYLGVLIATGVFADIEEMKREMQALTKAQSLCVWDNGEGPHRNSSYMPILWKWKHNGNQIGNIHSVFSRYTPRSAPSGFLFISNTGTFRP